The genomic region CTTCGCGCAACTTGCCGCGGATTGTACGGTTTAGGTTTTTTCGCCTAAGCCATGATTGGCCAACTGCTTACGGAGTTCGGTCGTGGCAGCCAAAAAGTCGTCCAAGGCCAAGACATCGGCCTCAAAAGTCAGCGCCAGCAAGACGGGGAAGAAGAAAGCCGCGTCGTCGGTCAAGAAGACTGCGGCTGCGAACAGCAAGTCCGCGAAGACCGCCAAGAAGTCCGCAGTGACCAAGAAGGTGACAACGAAAAAAGCGCCCGCCAAAAAAGCACCGGCGAAGAAAGCTCCTGCCAAAAAGAGTCCGGCCAAGAAAGCGGTCTCGAAGAAAGCATCGTCGAGTAAGCCCGCGGTCACAAAAAAAAGTCCAGCCAAGACCGCAAAATCCGCACCCTCGAAACCAAAGGCGGGGAGTGCGGCTTCAAAGAAAAAATCACCCAGCAGCAGTAGGAAGCAGCCGAAAGACAAGGCGGTTTCGGTCAAGACGAATGCCAAACCGGGGAAGCCGGTATCAGCGATCCCAGCCTCGCTGGCCAAGAAGCTCCCGCCTATCAAGAAGTTGTCATCGCCCTTTCGAAATGACTCCAGCCCGAAGACGGTGATCCGTGAGGATCGTGAATGGACCGTTGCGGAGCTGAAGAAAGTCAAGACCGGCCTTCACAAGAAGGACCTTGATTACTTCAAGCGGCTTTTGCTCGACCGGCGAGCCGAGATCATCGGGAGTGTCACTGGCATGGAGACGGTCCGGGCGGACCGCTCGGATGATTCGTCGAGCATGCCGCTTCACATGGCAGACATCGGGTCGGAGAACTTTGACGAGGAGTTCAATCTCGGCCTGATGGCGTCAGAGCGCAAGCTGCTGCACGAGATCAACGAGGCGATACGACGGCTGATTGAAGGCTACTACGGCGTCTGCCTCGAGAGCGGCGAACCAATCAACCGGGAGCGACTCGAAGCTAAGCCTTGGGCGAAGTACACCATCGAAGTCGCACGCGAGCGCGAGCGGCGCGGGTTGAGTTCCGGGTGAGTGTGGCCGCACACCCGACACCGGGCTTCGCTGGATGGCTCCTCTTCACTGGTGTGGTCGTCTTTACGCTGACCCTGGACATGCTGCTTAAGTACTGGGCGTTCGCGACAGTCGCTGGGGTGCCGGTGCGACCCGACCCGACTTACCCCGGAGCAGGGATCCCGCCTCACGAGGCGATCGTCGTGATCCCTCACGTGCTCAACCTCAAGCTAACGCTCAACACCGGGGCGGTCTTTGGCCTGGGGCAGGGCGGTCAGCCGGTCTTTGTCGTCGTCAGCCTGTTGGCGACAGCCCTGATCCTGTGGATGTATGCCAAGTCGCCCAAAGGTTCATGGGGCCTGCATCTTGCTCTTGGCCTGATCCTGGCGGGGGCTCTTGGCAATCTCTACGACAGGCTGATGTTCGCCGCGGTCCGCGATCTGTTCTGGATGCTCCCCACCACCGGGCTCTGGCCGTGGATCTTCAACCTGGCCGATGCCGTGTTGATGATCGGTGTGGCGGGCGCGATGCTCAGTCTCTGGCGTACTGGCTCGCCTGAGCCTGCTGCTGCGCCTGAGCGGTCAGCTTGAGGAAGAGCCCGCGACTCAGCGGACCATCGTCGCCGCGTTCCGGGTGCCACTGCACGCCGAGGTAGAAGCGTGGTCCCTTACGCTCGACGGCCTCAATCAGATTATCCTCGGCACGGGCGAGAACCGTCAGCGTCCCGGCATCGCTGACAGCCTGACGGTGGCTTGAGACGACAACGTCCTCGACGCGAGGCAGCCAGGGGGTGTCGGCCTCGAACGCGATGGGGTGAAGATTATTCTTGTCGTGTCGCTGAGGGAGAGGGACGACATCCTCAATACGCTGGAAGAGTCGCCCGCCGTGGTGGAGAGACATCAACTGCATCCCCAGGCAGATGCCAAGGACGGGCTGCGTGGCCTCATCGAGTGATTTGAGAAGGGCAAACTCGAAAGCCTGCCGTGTAGGGGTCATCTGACGGGTGCGTGGGTCGGTTGGCTCGCCGAACGGCTCCATCGCGGGGTCGCCTCCACCTGTGAGGACGAAGCCGTGGCAGGCGGCCAGGTAATCAGGGATCGCGTCGATCACATGAGGCAGAATCACCGGCGAACCACCCGCTTCCGCAACAGCCCGGGTATAGGCCAACGCAGATTCGTAGTTGCCCGAGTCGGTGCTGTTGTTCTGGTTGTCGGCGGTGATGCCGATGATGGGTCGTGACATGATGAGCAGGATAACCCGCAGACTCGGACTGTGGTCGAGGCGTCGTATAGACTGCTTGCCTCTGGAGAGACCGATGCAGTACATCAGCACACGCGGTTCGGCACCCCGGCTGGGGTTCGAAGAGACGATGCTCGCTGGCCTGGCCCGCGATGGCGGCCTCTATGTGCCCGAGTCATGGCCGACTCTGACACTCGATGAGCTGCGGTCGCTGCGTGGAAAGCCGTATCAAGACGTGGCGTTCGAGGTGATCCGGCGATTCGCAGGAGGCGAGATCAGTGACAACGCGCTCCGCAAGGTGATCGACGAGTCCTACGCGACCTTCCGGCATCGTGCCGTCTGCCCGCTGGTTCAGATCGGCGGGGATGAGCACATCCTGGAGTTGTTCCACGGCCCGACGCTGGCGTTCAAGGACGTGGCCATGCAGGTCCTCGGACGGCTCTACGACCTGGTGCTCGAGCAGCGCGACGAGCGGATCACTATCGTCGGCGCGACCAGCGGGGATACCGGATCCGCAGCGATCGAGGCGATCCGGGGTCGCGAGCGTGCCAGCATCTTCATCCTCCACCCGCACGGCCGCACCAGCGAGGTCCAGCGTCGGCAGATGACGACCGTCCACGGACCCGGCGCCGAGAACGTCCACAACGTCGCCATCGAAGGAACCTTCGATGACTGCCAGGACCTGCTTAAGGCGATGTTCAACGACCCGTCGTTCCGTGACAGCATCAAACTGTCCGGCGTCAACAGCATCAACTGGGCGCGGATCATGCCGCAGGTCGTTTACTACATCACCGCCTCACTCGCCCTCGGCGGACCCGACCGCCCGATCGCCTTCAGCGTCCCGACCGGAAACTTCGGCGACGTCTTCGCCGGATACATCGCCCACCAGATGGGCCTGCCCATCCGACGACTCATTGTTGCCTCCAACAGCAACGACATCCTCACCCGGGCCCTGAACCTCGGCGACCACACCCTCGGCAACGTCGTCCCCACCATGTCCCCCTCCATGGACATCCAGATCAGCTCGAACTTCGAACGCCTCCTCTTCGACCTCTATGACCGCGACGCCGCGAAAGTCGCCAACCTGATGGCGAAGCTCAGGTCCGACCGCGGCTTCCACATCGAAGACCACCGGCTCGCCCCCGCCAGAGCCCTCTTCTCCGCCAGACGCATCGACGAAGAAACCACTCTCGCTACCATCCGCAACGTCCACCGGGAAACCGACGGCTACCTCATCGACCCCCACACCGCCGTCGGCGTCCACGCCGCCCGCCAGGAAATCCAGGCCCTGCACGCCGAGGGCGTCCCGGTGGTCACGCTGGCCACCGCTCATCCCGCGAAGTTCCCGGACGCGGTGGAGAAGGCCGTCGGCACACGCCCACCCCTGCCCGAGCATCTAGCGGACCTGTTTGAGCGCGAAGAACGATTCGCCGTGCTGCCGAATGAGCTAGGGGCCGTCCAGGAGCACATCCGCACGCTGTTGGGGATGTGA from Phycisphaeraceae bacterium harbors:
- a CDS encoding gamma-glutamyl-gamma-aminobutyrate hydrolase family protein (Members of this family of hydrolases with an active site Cys residue belong to MEROPS family C26.): MSRPIIGITADNQNNSTDSGNYESALAYTRAVAEAGGSPVILPHVIDAIPDYLAACHGFVLTGGGDPAMEPFGEPTDPRTRQMTPTRQAFEFALLKSLDEATQPVLGICLGMQLMSLHHGGRLFQRIEDVVPLPQRHDKNNLHPIAFEADTPWLPRVEDVVVSSHRQAVSDAGTLTVLARAEDNLIEAVERKGPRFYLGVQWHPERGDDGPLSRGLFLKLTAQAQQQAQASQYARD
- the thrC gene encoding threonine synthase; protein product: MQYISTRGSAPRLGFEETMLAGLARDGGLYVPESWPTLTLDELRSLRGKPYQDVAFEVIRRFAGGEISDNALRKVIDESYATFRHRAVCPLVQIGGDEHILELFHGPTLAFKDVAMQVLGRLYDLVLEQRDERITIVGATSGDTGSAAIEAIRGRERASIFILHPHGRTSEVQRRQMTTVHGPGAENVHNVAIEGTFDDCQDLLKAMFNDPSFRDSIKLSGVNSINWARIMPQVVYYITASLALGGPDRPIAFSVPTGNFGDVFAGYIAHQMGLPIRRLIVASNSNDILTRALNLGDHTLGNVVPTMSPSMDIQISSNFERLLFDLYDRDAAKVANLMAKLRSDRGFHIEDHRLAPARALFSARRIDEETTLATIRNVHRETDGYLIDPHTAVGVHAARQEIQALHAEGVPVVTLATAHPAKFPDAVEKAVGTRPPLPEHLADLFEREERFAVLPNELGAVQEHIRTLLGM
- the lspA gene encoding signal peptidase II, which codes for MSVAAHPTPGFAGWLLFTGVVVFTLTLDMLLKYWAFATVAGVPVRPDPTYPGAGIPPHEAIVVIPHVLNLKLTLNTGAVFGLGQGGQPVFVVVSLLATALILWMYAKSPKGSWGLHLALGLILAGALGNLYDRLMFAAVRDLFWMLPTTGLWPWIFNLADAVLMIGVAGAMLSLWRTGSPEPAAAPERSA
- a CDS encoding TraR/DksA C4-type zinc finger protein → MSSPFRNDSSPKTVIREDREWTVAELKKVKTGLHKKDLDYFKRLLLDRRAEIIGSVTGMETVRADRSDDSSSMPLHMADIGSENFDEEFNLGLMASERKLLHEINEAIRRLIEGYYGVCLESGEPINRERLEAKPWAKYTIEVARERERRGLSSG